The following is a genomic window from Methylomarinum vadi.
TCGTCCGCAGTTTTTTCGGTTCCCGCCGGATCAACCCGTCCCGCGATCTCGACGAACGCACGCTGAAGGCCATCGCGCAAAAAACCGGCGGCCGTTACTTTCGCGCTCGCAATACCGAGGAATTGGACAAAATCTATCACTTGCTCGATGAGTTGGAACCGGTGGAAAAAGACAAACAATATTTTCGGCCGCGCAGCGAATTGTATCCCTGGCCCCTGGCATTGGCCTTGTTGCTGGCAGCCATACTTGCCGCCAGTCGTTCGAGGTGGACATGAATTTAGCGGAATTCCATTTTATCCGGCCCTATTGGTTGTTGGCCCTGCTGCCAGCCATTGCGCTGATCGCATTGGAAATGAGAAACCGGCTCAAGCGCGGCAACTGGGGCGAAGTCTGCGATGAGGCCCTGCTGCCTTATATTTTGCAGGACAAGGCGGTGCGGCAAAGCCGCTGGCCGTTGACGGCCGCCGCTGCGGCCGCGCTGTTAAGCATCTTCGCCTTGGCCGGCCCGACCTGGGAGCGCCTGCCGTCGCCGGTCTTCCGCAACGACGCGGGACTGGTGATCGCTCTGGACCTGTCGCGCTCGATGAATGCCGCCGACATCCGTCCCAGCCGTTTAATCCGGGCCCGTTATAAAATCGCCGATATTCTGAAGCAACGTAAAGACGGGCAAACCGCGTTACTGGTCTATGCCGGCGACGCCTTCACCGTCACGCCGCTGACCGAGGATAACGCGACCATTGCCAACCAGTTGAATGCGCTAAGAAGCGATATCATGCCGAGCCGTGGCAGCAACACGATGGCCGCCTTGCGCCTGGGGGTAAACCTGCTCAAGCAGGGCGGTCTGCGCCAAGGGGAGATATTATTAATCACCGATGGCGTCGACGAGAACACGATCGAGCAAGCCTCCGAGCTGTTGGGCCCTTATCGGTTATCGGTGTTGGGGGTGGGCACGGCGGAAGGCGCTCCGATCAAGGCCGCTACGGGCGGCTTTGTCAAGGACGCCGAAGGCAATATCGTCGTGCCTAAATTACAAGCCAGCCGCCTGGCAAAATTGGCCGCCGCGGGCGGCGGCAGCTATCGCAACATCAGTAATGACGATAGCGACCTGAAAGCCTTGCTCGCCGCCGTCGATCGTCCAACTACCGAGTCGGACAAGGAAGATAACGCGCTGAAACTGGAACAATGGGACGAAAAAGGCCCTTGGCTATTGCTGTTGGTGCTGCCGCTGGCGGCTCTTTGTTTCCGCAAGGGCTTGCTGGGCATCGTTTTGATCCTGCTGTTGCCCTATTCGCAACCCAGTCATGCCCTGGAATGGCGCGATCTGTGGCAAACCCAAAACCAACAGGCGCAACAGGCCTTCCACCAGCAGAAATTCGAACAGGCCGCCGAACAGTTTCAATCACCGCAATGGAAGGCCGCCGCGCAATACAAGGCCGGCCAATACCAACAAGCGGCGAAAACCCTGCAAACCGTCGACACCGCCGAGGGCCATTACAACCGCGGTAACGCGCTGGCCAAGGCCGGCCAACTGCAACAGGCGCTGGAGGCCTATCGGCAGGCCTTAAAGCTCGACCCTGACAACGAAGACGCCAAATACAACAAGGAATTGGTCGAACAGGCGCTGCAACAACAGCAACAGCAAAACCAGCCGCAATCGGGCGAAGACAGCCGGCAATCCGATCGGCAACAAAACCGACAAGACCAACAAGGTGAGTCTTCCGAACAACAAGACGAGCAAAAACAAGATCAAGGGCAAGAACAGCAAAGCGATTCCGCAAACGCCGAGCGACAACCGTCCGAATCGTCCGAACAAAATGAACAGGATACCAACCCCGAAGCACAAAGCGCGGAACAAATGGACCAGCAAGCCGAACAACCCGACGAAGCGGAAGCACAGCAACAACAGCCCGCGCCGCAAACGCCGATGGACGAAAGCGAACAAGCCAGCGAACAATGGCTGAAGCGCATTCCCGACGATCCCTCCGGGCTGCTGAAACGCAAATTCAGATATCAATACGGCCAGCGCGGCCGCAAACAATCATCACAGGATCAGTCATGGTAAACATCACTGAGTTGGCACTGCCGTTTATGACTCGTCAAGCACTCCCTGTTAACAAAAAGACTGGCGTTACAAGCGCCTTAAGGTTTATCGCGGCCGTCATATTGACCCTGCTGTGCGGCTCCCTAGCGCAAGCCGCCGAGATAGACGTTTCCGTCGACCGCAACCCGGTCAGCATCAATGATTCGTTTCAATTGACCTTCACCGCCAGCGAGACGCCCGACGACGACCCCGATTTCTCGCCGTTGGAACACGACTTCGACATCATTAATCAACAGCAAAGCTCGCAATCTTCCTGGATCAACGGCAGCTTCAGCAAAACGGTTCAATGGACTTTGACGGTGATGGCTAAACACACCGGCAGGCTATTGGTGCCGGTTATCCGTTTCGGCAGCGACAGCACGCGACCGCTGACGCTTACGGTCACCGAGGCCGATACCGCCCACAACAGCAATGACGAATTATTTCTCGAAGTGGAAGCGACGCCGGAACAACCTTATGTGCAAGCACAAGTCATTTACACCTTGCGCTTTTACCGCCGGGTGCAAATCACCCAGGCCAGCCTCAACGACCCGGAGGCGGATAATGCCGTCGTGGAAAAACTGACCGAAGACAGCAATTACAACACCCGCATCAACGGCGTCGCCTATGCCGTGACCGAGCGTAAATACGCCATCTTTCCGCAGCAAAGCGGTCAATTGACCATACCGCCCTTGGTATTGACCGCGCAAGTGGTCAGCGATGCCAGCTCCCGCTTTAACGGTTTTTTCAGTTCCCAAGTTACCAAAACCAAGCGCATTACCTCAAGGCCGGTTAGCCTCAATGTGCTGCCGGCGCCAATCAGCGCCAAGGGGATATGGCTGCCGGCCGAGCAGGTCCATGTGGAACAGCAATGGTCCAACGATAACTTGCAAGTCAAGGTCGGCGAACCGTTGACCCGCACACTGACGCTGCTGGCCAAAGGCTCGACCGTCGGGCAATTGCCGGAACTGTGGAGCGGTAAGGACATCGACCAAGTCAAAAGCTATCCCGATCAACCTACGTTGAAGGAGAAGAAATCCAGCGAAGGGGTGATTGCTTTCCGCGAGGAAAAAATCGCCTTTATTCCCTCCCGGCCCGGCACTTACCAATTACCGGCCATCGACATTCCCTGGTTCAACACGAAGACGCAAAAAATGGAAACGGCCCGGATTCCTTCCGTCACTTTGACCGCGATCGCGAGCACCGCAGCCGTTGCGTCCCCCCCGCAGGCAGCGCCACCGCAAGCCGCGCTGCCGCAACCTGTCGCACTTTCTCCGCAATCGGCGTCCGCCAACGACTTGTGGATGTGGCTGGCCATCTTTTTCGGCAGCGGCTGGCTGCTGACGCTGCTTTTCTTGTTGTATCGGCATCTGCGCAAAACTCCCGAGAAAGAAGCGCCTGTCGACCGCAAACAAATCCTGTTGAAAGACATTAATAAAGCGCTTAAAGAGGCTTGCCGGAAAAACGATCCGCAAGCCGCCAAACAGGCTTTGTTGCAATGGGGAAAAATCCAGTTCAGCGCCAACAGCCTGGGCGCCATCGCACCGTTTTGCGAAGCCCGCCTGCGTGACGAAATTCTGCGTCTGAACCAGTATTTATATGCGGCGGAAAACAGCGCATGGGATGGCAAAAGACTCTTTCAGACCTTCGCCGAGCACAATGCGCGTAAGCAGATTAAGCAACCGGTTGAGGACGAACTGGAACCGTTGTTTCGGGTTTAGCACAACGCCACTTTGGTACCAACGTCAGCGTGTCAACATCATAGCGTCATATAGGAAATGATGGGTGACGATAATCGTTTTGCCGTGATCGTCACCCATTTCTTTAAGTCTCGAGGTTAAAATCTTGGCCAACTTTGTCTGGAAGACCAGGCGACAGGTCCTTTGTCTCTTCGAAAGTGGTCGTGTTCTCCACGAAAATGCCGAGCATATCTATCATTATTTTTCAGTTTTTGAATATGGCCGCTGGCTTTGTCCAAGTGCGCCATAATTTTTCTTCTTTCGCCATGACTCAGCCAGCGTTGTTGTCGCAGGCGGGCGATCCGTTTGTCGATGCGGCGATGTTCGCGTTTTAATTTTTTCGCCTCCCACCGCGTCAAATCACCCATCTGAATTCCTTTTTCTATTCTAAAATATTGGCGATCCAAACGTTTTGCCACTTTATTCCAAAAATGATTTACTCGGAAAGTTCTATCATGCTGCCATCCCCAATCGGCATGAGCTGCATATGGAAAAACTATTAAACTGATGATTACAAGCATTCTTTTCATTTCTGTCTCCTGCTGTTACCAGCATTTTCAAAGTCGGCTACAGATTAACGGAAGCATGCTGAATCATTACTGAACATCGTTTAATTTAATGAGTAAACCTGACTCCTAGGTTTAAAGATTTGGTTAATTAGGAAATATAGTTTTCTTAGATTCTAATTTTGAACATGTAATAATTCGTCCACATTGCCGAGATAATCAGTCATGGAGTTCTTTTCATCATTTTGGCAGAGTATCGGCAGGCATTTAATTTTGCTTGCGATTGCTAATGGTGCACCGGTATTTTTCCGGAATGTATTCGGTCCACGGTTTGCCTGGCCGATTGATTTAGGCCACAGTTTCATCGATAAACGCCCATTATTAGGCCATAGCAAAACCTGGCGCGGTCTTTTTTCGTCAATCTTGTTAACGTCTCTCTTGGCGCCTTCACTCGGATTGCCGATTTCACTTGGAGCTCTATTCGGGATATTAGCCATGTCGGGCGATTTGCTATCGAGTTTTATCAAACGCCGCCTTGGGTATGAGGCAAGTAGCCGTTTTCGTTTACTTGATACGATTCCTGAGTCGCTTTTCCCCATGTTTTTTTTACGGGAACAATTGGGAGTGACGATCACGGAAATCATTCTAATCGTCATACTTTTTTTCACTTTGGAGGTCATTCTCTCACCGCTGCTTTATCGCTTACATATCCGTAACCGCCCCTATTAAGGGCGGCGCACCAAGTAGCAATCTGCTACATTTAATGAATCACTACTCAGTTTATGAAAAATAAATGCAGGACAATCAATTACGTGTTTTAACCTATAACATCCACAAGGGCTTCAGTTGCAGTAATCGCCATTTTATCTTGCACCAGATGCGGGAAGCCTTGGTGCAAACGGATGCGGATATTCTATTTTTTCAGGAAATGCAGGGAGAGCATAAAGAACATGAAGAAAAACATCGTAACTGGCCGGAATGCTCCCATTCGGAATTTCTTGCCGAAGAAGTTTGGCCGCATTTCGCTTACGCCAAGAATGCCGTCTATAGCGTTGGCCATCACGGCAACGCCATACTCAGTAAATATCCCTTAACAAGCTGGGAAAATATCAATGTTTCTCCATTCACCTGGGCCAGCCGCAGTTTGCTACATGGAGTTATTGAATTGCCTCAGCTTGCACAAGAATTACACGTGATATGCATTCACTTGGGGCTGATTGGCATGGAGCGCAGGCGCCAATTCGGTTTGTTATGTCAGCGCATCGATGAACATGTACCGCATGAGGCACCCCTGATCGTTGCGGGCGATTTCAATGACTGGACCGGTCAGGCTGAAAAAAGGTTTTATCAGCATCTGGGACTGAAAGAAGCCTATCGTTCCCAGCATAAACGTTATGCCAGAACGTTCCCCACCTGGCTGCCGCTGTTGCAGATGGATAGAATTTATTTCCGCGGCTTGCAGTTACAATTCTGTGATCGTCTAACTCAGGAACCGTGGAATCGCTTGTCCGATCATATTCCCTTGCTGGCCGGTTTTGCGCTATGAAAACCTATGCCTTCAAACAATTACTAACACTACCCAATTTATTGACCAGCTTTCGTTTCGTCAGCGCGCCCATATTACTGGGTTTGGCATGGCATGGTTATGAACAGGGTTTTTTATTGCTTTTGATGATCACTTTTCTGACCGATGTGCTCGATGGAATGGCGGCCAGAATGCTTGACCAGGAAAGCGAATTGGGTGCCTTACTCGATACTTGGGGAGATTTGCTGATTTATACCACGATCGCGTTGAGTTCGTGGCAATTATGGCCTGAATTGATGCAACGCGAATTGCTGTTCGCCAGTATGGTCATTATCAGTTATTTGTTGCCATCCATAGTCGGTATTGCCAAATTCCACGCCTTTCCCAGTTACCATACGTGGTTGGTTAAAGTGGCGGTGGCGTGCATGGGTTGTTCGTTTTTCTTGCTGGTATTGTTCGATATCTCCTGGGCGTTCCGCCTGGCGGCGGTATTGTGTGTATTGGCCGCCGGCGAGGAAATCGCCATCAGTTGCATACTGCCGGATTTACGTTCCAACGTTAAGTCTTTTTGGCATGTCAAACGACAACTGGCATATACCTCAAAAAACTAACGACGCATTCTGTGTTTTACTGCTCGACAATGGACATGCTAAACATGCTCCAAGGCGATATCTCTTTGTAAAAAATCTTCGATTGCATGGGAATCGCTGAAATTACCATAAGCCAACAATAACTTCGCATAAACCGATTCCAAAGACATGTTCCAGAGCATTATCGCCCCCGCGCCAACAATTCTTGCGTACTCCGATAAAGCTCGGGATGCTCCAACGCCGGCGCGAGATAAACGGCTTTTCCCTGCTGGCGACATTTGTCGATAAACTCCGGCAAACTATATCGATTGCCGAAATCTCGGGATGAGCAGGCCGTACCGGAATGATAAAGATCGTGCAGCACCGCAGCGACTCCGTTTAGGTTAATATGAGAATAATCCAACCCAGGGTAGGGGCGCAACAATATTATCGAACTGGAGAACTTCGCATTCAATGTTATTTTGACGCAATTACTTCGCTCTATTTCATGTAATTGGGTAAATCGGCCGTGCTCGAATTGCATGAAAGGGCGCGATTGCACACTGACGAAATCGCCGCTTAACTGTAAGGAAGAGGCCAATCTGGTAGCAATGTGAACCCACATGTGCTGTCCCGGATTTTTATAAGGAACCCACACGCCCCTCGGCTGTTGCTGGACGATATACTCCACCGCACAGATAAAATTGTCCAATCCGTTAGCATCGGGATGACCTAAAGGATGATTGCTGGAAACCAGCAGCAGCGGAATTTCCAGACTATTGAAATACAATCCCAAGGCCGCGGCCGTGAAGGCCAATGTATCGGTTCCGTGGGTTACAATGACACCGTCGTACTGATCCGGGTTTTCCGCCTCGATAGCACCGATCAATCTGTTCCATACAGAAGGGTGCAAATTTTCGCTCAACAGCTGCAGCGGCTGCGAAATTTTGAAACTGACTGTGTCTACTCCGATGTAACTCCGTTCGAATGATTCAATAAGCTTGAAACGCGCTTGATTTGATGTGTCAATCGTACCCTGGTCGCTGCTGGAGCCGATGGTTCCCCCGGTAAAAACAAGCAGAATCTTCTTCATTATTTTAGGTATGATGTGCAATCGAAATATAAGCATCATAAACGAAAATATGAAAATATCACTCATCGTCGCGATGGCCAGCAACCGAGTCATCGGCGTGGACAATAAAATGCCCTGGCATCTATCGGCCGATTTAAAAAAATTCAAACGAATCACCATGGGGTCTCCCATTTTAATGGGCAGAAAGACCTTCGAATCGATCGGCCGTCCATTGCCCGGCCGGCGCAATGTCATCATCAGCCGCAATCCCGCTTATCGCCAGGAAGGCTGCGAGGTTTTCAACGATCTGAACCAAGCTCTTAGCAGTTGCGGCGATGCCGAAGAAATATTTGTCATCGGTGGTGCCAAACTTTACAAAACCTTGTTACCGCGCGCGGACTATTTGTATTTGACCGAAATCAACCAGGAATTTGCCGGCGACACACTGTTCCCCGAGTTCGATAGACAAGATTGGCGTGAAATTGACAGAGAAGATATCGCCGATGATCCGACGGTGGATTTTTCCTACAGCTTCATCAAACTGGAAAAAATCGATGTTGGCGAGGAATATGCCTATAAAGACGTTGGCTGTTGAAGGTTGGCAACTTGCAAAACATTGCAACTTTATGCGGTCGCGATGTTATTGTTTGATCGAGTAAAAAGGAGTATCGTCGAGAAGCTGATAATAAAAATAAAGTGATAATTCTAATAATAGAGGAAGGATTATGGCTAACTACAATAACTATAACCGACGCCAATTTCTGCAACACTCAGTATTAGGTGTCGCGGCTTCTGTTTTTCCCAACCTATTATGGGCGCAGGCTGGATATATCAAAACGTCACCGACACCCGGATTTAATCCGGATGTGGAGATTGAATTTACCTCCCGTCTTGCCCATATACAAATACTAAAAACCGGCCCGACCACTCGGGTACAAAAATATTACGCCAGATTGCTCAAGGGCCCCAAACATACCCTGCAACAACTTCCAGGCAATTACCTGGGCCCGATCTTAAATTTACAACAAGGACAAAAAGTTCGGGTTTATTTTCATAACCGTCTCCCCGAACCTTCCATCATCCATTGGCACGGCTTGCACGTGCCGCAAAAAAGCGACGGCCATCCGATGTATTCGATTCCTTCCGGCGAGGGCTTCGTCTATGAATATGAAGTTTTGAACCGGGCCGGCACCAGTTTTTACCATTCCCATACCCATGAACTTACTGCCGAACAAGTCTATAAGGGCTTGGCCGGATTGATCACAGTAACCGACGGAGAAGAACAAAAACTAGACCTGCCTTCGGGTGAATACGATTTACCGCTGGTCATACAAGATCGGACATTTAATGCCAGAAACCAACTTCGTTATGTCCATGGCATGCATGGCCGCATGATGGGTTTTTTGGGCGATACCATCCTGGTCAACGGAAAACCCGATGTCGAATTTTCGGTCAAATCGCGCGCTTATCGATTTCGGGCCCTAAATGGTTCCAATTCGCGCATTTATAAATTGGGCTGGGACGACGGCACGCCCTTAACGGTCATCGGCACCGATGCCGGCCTACTGGAAAAACCTGAAACCCGGCCGTATATCATGCTGGGTTCGGGTGAACGCGTCGATTTATGGCTGGATTTCAGTGGTCGTGAAGTTGGTTCCAAACTGGTGCTATACAGCCTGCCTTTTTCCGGCGCGATGCCGCCGATGGCCGAAAGAATGCGCAAAGGCCAGAGCAACAATTCTATGGGTATGGGTAGAATGGGCGGTAAAAGAGGCGGCATGATGGGCGGAGGCATGGGCATGATGGTTAGCCGGCTTGCCCAAGGCGAGAAATTTCCCATTGCCACCTTTAAGATCAGCGAGAAAGTCAGCGATTCGCCGAAACTGCCGGAAAGATTGGTCGCCTTTCAGCGCCTGACCGAAAAGGATGTCGATAATGCCGATAAACCGATTCCGATCGCCATCTCGATGAAACCGATGGCGCCGCAACTGAACGGCAAATCCTTTTCCTTGGATCAAGTGATGGATTTTGAAAAAGTACCGCTGAACTCGATCAAGAAAATCCGCATTTTTCACGACCATGGCATGAACGAAGGCGAACATGAAGCAATGGCTATGGAGGGAAAAATGAAGAAAGGCGGGGGCATGGGCATGATGTGGTCGATGGCCCATCCCATCCACTTGCACGGCCAGCAATATCAGATTATCTCGAGAAAAATGGAAGGCATGCGCAAGGAAGAATACGCCACCGTCAAGGACGGCTTCATCGACTCCGGCTGGAAGGATACCGTGCTAATCATGCCCGGCGAGGAAATCGAAATCATCAAACCGTTTCAGGACTACAAAGGCTTGTTCCTGTTCCATTGCCATAACCTGGAACATGAGGATTTGGGGATGATGAGGCAGTTTTATATCGGTTAGTTATATTCAAGATTAGAATGGCCTGGATACGTGATTATAGACCGTATGTATCCAGGCAATAAACGTTAACGCTCCCAGCACCCTGTTGAAGCATTATCATCGCTATCGGTCGATGTCTTGCTGCCATTCTGGTCTATAGACAGGGTCTTACAATTAGTGTCTCCCGTCTGGACGCCTTTATAGGTGGCAGTTAAAGTATAGTTAGCCCCGTCAGCTCCAGAAATACTCAAATCGTAATTATTATCTGGAGAAGCAGTGCTATGCTCCACTGTGTAAGTTGGGGTCGCTGTATCACACACCGAATCATTAACGCCATCATTATCGTCGGCGACAATATTATCCGCGTATTCAATACAATTTGCCCTGAATTTTTCTTGCGCTTGCTGCAAAGCCAATAAGCCTGCCTTGGCATCCGCCCGTCTCGCCCTCATGACATAGTCCTGGTAGGCAGGATAGGCTATCGTGGCCAAAATAGTCAGAACAACAACGACTATCATCAGTTCAATCAACGTAAAACCTTGATTTTTTTTCTGCATAGTTATTCCTTGAGCCATTAACTATTAATTACTAACAACATTTCTAAATCAGCCGATGTTATCGACATATTCGCTTTAATTACAACATGCCCTGGTCGATAGACATATCCCTTATCGTCGGCATTTATCTAAGATAAATTATCGAAACCATTTTTACTTTATGCCAGGGGTTTATGGTTTAACTACTATCAGCATAGTATAAAACCTATTGATATTATGAAAGTTTTACGTCAATCAAAAAATGACAACAGCGTAGCAAAAAATAAAAATCGATAGCCTATAATGAATGGAACATTGGAGAAAATCATGATTTGTTATGAATAAGCAAAAAAATGCTGGGTTCACGCTACTGGAAG
Proteins encoded in this region:
- a CDS encoding VWA domain-containing protein; protein product: MNLAEFHFIRPYWLLALLPAIALIALEMRNRLKRGNWGEVCDEALLPYILQDKAVRQSRWPLTAAAAAALLSIFALAGPTWERLPSPVFRNDAGLVIALDLSRSMNAADIRPSRLIRARYKIADILKQRKDGQTALLVYAGDAFTVTPLTEDNATIANQLNALRSDIMPSRGSNTMAALRLGVNLLKQGGLRQGEILLITDGVDENTIEQASELLGPYRLSVLGVGTAEGAPIKAATGGFVKDAEGNIVVPKLQASRLAKLAAAGGGSYRNISNDDSDLKALLAAVDRPTTESDKEDNALKLEQWDEKGPWLLLLVLPLAALCFRKGLLGIVLILLLPYSQPSHALEWRDLWQTQNQQAQQAFHQQKFEQAAEQFQSPQWKAAAQYKAGQYQQAAKTLQTVDTAEGHYNRGNALAKAGQLQQALEAYRQALKLDPDNEDAKYNKELVEQALQQQQQQNQPQSGEDSRQSDRQQNRQDQQGESSEQQDEQKQDQGQEQQSDSANAERQPSESSEQNEQDTNPEAQSAEQMDQQAEQPDEAEAQQQQPAPQTPMDESEQASEQWLKRIPDDPSGLLKRKFRYQYGQRGRKQSSQDQSW
- a CDS encoding BatD family protein — protein: MVNITELALPFMTRQALPVNKKTGVTSALRFIAAVILTLLCGSLAQAAEIDVSVDRNPVSINDSFQLTFTASETPDDDPDFSPLEHDFDIINQQQSSQSSWINGSFSKTVQWTLTVMAKHTGRLLVPVIRFGSDSTRPLTLTVTEADTAHNSNDELFLEVEATPEQPYVQAQVIYTLRFYRRVQITQASLNDPEADNAVVEKLTEDSNYNTRINGVAYAVTERKYAIFPQQSGQLTIPPLVLTAQVVSDASSRFNGFFSSQVTKTKRITSRPVSLNVLPAPISAKGIWLPAEQVHVEQQWSNDNLQVKVGEPLTRTLTLLAKGSTVGQLPELWSGKDIDQVKSYPDQPTLKEKKSSEGVIAFREEKIAFIPSRPGTYQLPAIDIPWFNTKTQKMETARIPSVTLTAIASTAAVASPPQAAPPQAALPQPVALSPQSASANDLWMWLAIFFGSGWLLTLLFLLYRHLRKTPEKEAPVDRKQILLKDINKALKEACRKNDPQAAKQALLQWGKIQFSANSLGAIAPFCEARLRDEILRLNQYLYAAENSAWDGKRLFQTFAEHNARKQIKQPVEDELEPLFRV
- a CDS encoding CDP-archaeol synthase, with protein sequence MEFFSSFWQSIGRHLILLAIANGAPVFFRNVFGPRFAWPIDLGHSFIDKRPLLGHSKTWRGLFSSILLTSLLAPSLGLPISLGALFGILAMSGDLLSSFIKRRLGYEASSRFRLLDTIPESLFPMFFLREQLGVTITEIILIVILFFTLEVILSPLLYRLHIRNRPY
- a CDS encoding endonuclease/exonuclease/phosphatase family protein, which gives rise to MQDNQLRVLTYNIHKGFSCSNRHFILHQMREALVQTDADILFFQEMQGEHKEHEEKHRNWPECSHSEFLAEEVWPHFAYAKNAVYSVGHHGNAILSKYPLTSWENINVSPFTWASRSLLHGVIELPQLAQELHVICIHLGLIGMERRRQFGLLCQRIDEHVPHEAPLIVAGDFNDWTGQAEKRFYQHLGLKEAYRSQHKRYARTFPTWLPLLQMDRIYFRGLQLQFCDRLTQEPWNRLSDHIPLLAGFAL
- a CDS encoding CDP-alcohol phosphatidyltransferase family protein; the encoded protein is MKTYAFKQLLTLPNLLTSFRFVSAPILLGLAWHGYEQGFLLLLMITFLTDVLDGMAARMLDQESELGALLDTWGDLLIYTTIALSSWQLWPELMQRELLFASMVIISYLLPSIVGIAKFHAFPSYHTWLVKVAVACMGCSFFLLVLFDISWAFRLAAVLCVLAAGEEIAISCILPDLRSNVKSFWHVKRQLAYTSKN
- a CDS encoding asparaginase; this translates as MKKILLVFTGGTIGSSSDQGTIDTSNQARFKLIESFERSYIGVDTVSFKISQPLQLLSENLHPSVWNRLIGAIEAENPDQYDGVIVTHGTDTLAFTAAALGLYFNSLEIPLLLVSSNHPLGHPDANGLDNFICAVEYIVQQQPRGVWVPYKNPGQHMWVHIATRLASSLQLSGDFVSVQSRPFMQFEHGRFTQLHEIERSNCVKITLNAKFSSSIILLRPYPGLDYSHINLNGVAAVLHDLYHSGTACSSRDFGNRYSLPEFIDKCRQQGKAVYLAPALEHPELYRSTQELLARGR
- the folA gene encoding type 3 dihydrofolate reductase → MKISLIVAMASNRVIGVDNKMPWHLSADLKKFKRITMGSPILMGRKTFESIGRPLPGRRNVIISRNPAYRQEGCEVFNDLNQALSSCGDAEEIFVIGGAKLYKTLLPRADYLYLTEINQEFAGDTLFPEFDRQDWREIDREDIADDPTVDFSYSFIKLEKIDVGEEYAYKDVGC
- a CDS encoding multicopper oxidase family protein, giving the protein MANYNNYNRRQFLQHSVLGVAASVFPNLLWAQAGYIKTSPTPGFNPDVEIEFTSRLAHIQILKTGPTTRVQKYYARLLKGPKHTLQQLPGNYLGPILNLQQGQKVRVYFHNRLPEPSIIHWHGLHVPQKSDGHPMYSIPSGEGFVYEYEVLNRAGTSFYHSHTHELTAEQVYKGLAGLITVTDGEEQKLDLPSGEYDLPLVIQDRTFNARNQLRYVHGMHGRMMGFLGDTILVNGKPDVEFSVKSRAYRFRALNGSNSRIYKLGWDDGTPLTVIGTDAGLLEKPETRPYIMLGSGERVDLWLDFSGREVGSKLVLYSLPFSGAMPPMAERMRKGQSNNSMGMGRMGGKRGGMMGGGMGMMVSRLAQGEKFPIATFKISEKVSDSPKLPERLVAFQRLTEKDVDNADKPIPIAISMKPMAPQLNGKSFSLDQVMDFEKVPLNSIKKIRIFHDHGMNEGEHEAMAMEGKMKKGGGMGMMWSMAHPIHLHGQQYQIISRKMEGMRKEEYATVKDGFIDSGWKDTVLIMPGEEIEIIKPFQDYKGLFLFHCHNLEHEDLGMMRQFYIG
- a CDS encoding type IV pilin protein; protein product: MQKKNQGFTLIELMIVVVVLTILATIAYPAYQDYVMRARRADAKAGLLALQQAQEKFRANCIEYADNIVADDNDGVNDSVCDTATPTYTVEHSTASPDNNYDLSISGADGANYTLTATYKGVQTGDTNCKTLSIDQNGSKTSTDSDDNASTGCWER